One genomic segment of Salinigranum rubrum includes these proteins:
- a CDS encoding MBL fold metallo-hydrolase yields MSLSEVTEGIDQIQFENVRVLVLRDVPDGRTTLVDTAFRENGDELVRILEDEYGTVDRVVITHGDHGHHGGLKHVMDAFSPELLMPADETKLYTHLEEEGYDIEPDVAYEDGDLLEGNIRVIQVPGHTEATSALLLEDRGILISGDTLDGSDRGGLPAGYLLPPPALFNDDHRAAELNLYNLLEHDFETLLVFHGSHVFDDPKGKLDDFLVEREWNEWDPRTE; encoded by the coding sequence ATGAGCCTGAGTGAAGTAACCGAGGGTATCGACCAGATTCAGTTCGAGAACGTGCGCGTGCTCGTCCTCCGGGACGTCCCCGACGGGCGGACGACGCTGGTGGACACGGCGTTCAGGGAGAACGGGGACGAACTGGTTCGCATCCTCGAAGACGAGTACGGCACCGTCGACCGCGTCGTCATCACGCACGGGGACCACGGCCACCACGGCGGTCTCAAACACGTGATGGACGCGTTCTCGCCCGAACTCCTCATGCCGGCCGACGAGACGAAGCTCTACACGCACCTCGAAGAGGAGGGGTACGACATCGAACCGGACGTCGCCTACGAGGACGGCGACCTGCTGGAGGGGAACATCCGCGTGATCCAGGTTCCGGGACACACCGAGGCGACCTCCGCGCTCCTGCTCGAAGACCGCGGCATCCTGATCTCGGGCGACACGCTCGACGGGTCCGACCGCGGGGGCCTCCCGGCCGGATATCTCCTCCCTCCGCCGGCGTTGTTCAACGACGACCACCGGGCGGCCGAACTGAACCTCTACAACCTCCTCGAACACGACTTCGAGACGCTTCTGGTCTTCCACGGCTCGCACGTCTTCGACGACCCCAAGGGGAAACTCGACGACTTCCTCGTCGAGCGCGAGTGGAACGAGTGGGACCCGCGAACCGAATAG
- a CDS encoding TRAP transporter substrate-binding protein has product MCRERWRQRREQQRWKQRREQRWKRGREQRDRERWQSDRIRWFVRGGQELTIDLATTQPPENIMVQAISEHFIDAIESETDGRITVNLQAATLGGSEDNMSALESGTVDIVSESPPTMAQRFAPEYSFAGDPFVIRNMEHYKAVQEEYLMPEDGLNGILLENGLRLGDSFRWGNRGFTSNFAVTTPEDVQGVKLRLPQFETWTSVWGEIGAQPTPVPFDELYSALQTGVADASEGPISQFMSTSLYEVQSHFSVTNHLLGVNHFIMNDEFYQGLSSDDQDLLRSTMQEATGQITETIRENEQTLYDQARDEGTTIVQRDEIDRQAFVDAGMPALQELSESKWAADIDAVLDLA; this is encoded by the coding sequence GTGTGCCGGGAGCGGTGGCGGCAACGGCGAGAACAACAGCGGTGGAAGCAGCGGCGGGAGCAGCGGTGGAAGCGGGGGCGAGAGCAGCGGGACCGAGAGCGGTGGCAGTCAGACCGAATCCGGTGGTTCGTCCGGGGGGGCCAGGAACTCACCATCGACCTGGCGACCACGCAGCCACCGGAGAACATCATGGTCCAGGCCATCTCGGAGCACTTCATCGACGCCATCGAGTCCGAAACCGACGGCCGCATCACGGTCAACCTCCAGGCCGCCACGCTGGGCGGGTCGGAGGACAACATGAGCGCGCTGGAGTCCGGGACGGTCGACATCGTCAGCGAGAGCCCCCCGACGATGGCGCAGCGGTTCGCGCCGGAGTACTCCTTCGCCGGCGACCCGTTCGTCATCAGGAACATGGAACACTACAAGGCCGTCCAGGAGGAGTACCTGATGCCCGAGGACGGGCTGAACGGAATCCTGCTGGAGAACGGGCTCCGACTGGGCGATTCGTTCCGCTGGGGGAACCGCGGCTTCACGAGCAACTTCGCCGTGACGACCCCCGAGGACGTCCAGGGTGTGAAGCTCCGACTCCCGCAGTTCGAGACGTGGACGAGCGTCTGGGGCGAGATCGGTGCGCAACCGACGCCGGTGCCCTTCGACGAACTGTACTCCGCGCTCCAGACCGGCGTTGCCGACGCCTCCGAGGGACCGATCTCGCAGTTCATGTCGACGAGCCTCTACGAGGTCCAGTCGCACTTCTCGGTCACGAACCACCTGCTGGGGGTGAACCACTTCATCATGAACGACGAGTTCTACCAAGGGCTCAGTAGCGACGATCAGGACCTGCTGCGCTCGACAATGCAGGAGGCCACGGGCCAGATCACCGAGACGATCAGGGAGAACGAACAGACCCTCTACGACCAGGCGCGGGACGAAGGGACCACGATCGTCCAGCGGGACGAGATCGACCGCCAGGCGTTCGTCGACGCGGGCATGCCGGCCCTGCAGGAACTCTCCGAGTCGAAGTGGGCAGCCGACATCGACGCCGTCTTGGATCTCGCCTGA
- a CDS encoding MBL fold metallo-hydrolase, with the protein MFSSDPVHVDHPLADPVHLTWWGAGTWEIEIGDVTLAVDPYLNPTSGVDHALVTHEHNDHCHVPTLRALLDDGLEELIVSRPCLFDSQHWFASPELPLLDEFDPTVLFPKYYQKTVIGGERNDKPKWQEPAHATNQVPSELDLGPVRITAVEAPGEEPNISAPHEIIGPVANLAYLIEDTRSDFSILALGDIRTPYPEMLEFADEVDMVLYPLGKPLSTHDDPLDYQIKTDMLFLDLLQPDYLVPGHYRHEGDYPIPKAYDESDPDEYRFLIGHGFPSVDDPDRYVDALRDAIDAAPEVETDVLPLRAGKRYTLE; encoded by the coding sequence ATGTTCTCGTCCGATCCGGTGCACGTCGACCATCCGCTCGCCGACCCCGTTCACCTCACTTGGTGGGGTGCGGGGACGTGGGAGATCGAGATCGGCGACGTCACCCTCGCGGTGGACCCGTACCTGAACCCGACGTCGGGCGTCGACCACGCGCTCGTCACCCACGAACACAACGACCACTGTCACGTCCCGACGCTCCGCGCCCTGCTCGACGACGGCCTGGAGGAACTGATCGTCTCACGCCCCTGCCTGTTCGACTCCCAACACTGGTTCGCGTCGCCCGAGTTGCCGCTGTTGGACGAGTTCGACCCGACCGTGCTCTTCCCGAAGTACTACCAGAAGACGGTGATCGGCGGGGAGCGGAACGACAAGCCGAAGTGGCAGGAACCGGCGCACGCCACGAACCAGGTCCCGTCCGAACTCGACCTCGGTCCCGTTCGGATCACTGCGGTCGAAGCACCCGGCGAGGAGCCGAACATCTCGGCACCGCACGAGATCATCGGCCCCGTCGCCAATCTCGCGTACCTCATCGAGGACACCCGCAGCGACTTCTCGATTCTGGCCCTCGGGGACATCCGCACTCCCTACCCCGAGATGCTCGAGTTCGCCGACGAGGTGGACATGGTCCTGTATCCGCTGGGCAAACCGCTGAGCACCCACGACGACCCGCTCGACTATCAGATAAAGACCGACATGCTGTTTCTCGACCTCCTCCAGCCCGACTACCTCGTTCCGGGCCATTACCGCCACGAGGGCGACTACCCGATTCCGAAAGCGTACGACGAGAGCGATCCGGACGAGTATCGGTTCCTGATCGGCCACGGCTTTCCCAGCGTCGACGACCCCGACCGGTACGTCGACGCGCTTCGTGACGCTATCGACGCCGCTCCCGAAGTCGAGACGGACGTGCTCCCGCTCCGTGCCGGGAAGCGGTACACGCTAGAGTGA
- a CDS encoding VOC family protein, protein MGDTDTPYPRSLAHVAVTVPDVEEALDWYRDVFGWTLLTEPRAVTGNDGYGGRRAVDVLGEFSEMTVAHLVTGNGIGVELFEFASTGESNRSDITQPGFFHICVVDPDVEGLAERIDERGGEHYSRIWRLFEEDEEHLLTYCTDPYGNLVEIYSHSHEGMLLAEPCPTDDS, encoded by the coding sequence ATGGGAGACACGGACACGCCGTATCCACGGAGTCTCGCCCACGTCGCCGTCACGGTTCCCGACGTCGAGGAGGCGCTCGACTGGTACCGGGACGTCTTCGGATGGACGCTTCTCACAGAGCCCCGTGCCGTAACGGGAAACGACGGGTACGGCGGCAGACGGGCCGTCGACGTGCTCGGCGAGTTCTCCGAGATGACGGTCGCTCACCTGGTGACCGGGAACGGAATCGGGGTGGAACTCTTCGAGTTCGCCAGTACTGGGGAGTCGAATCGGAGCGACATCACACAGCCCGGATTCTTCCACATCTGCGTCGTCGACCCGGACGTCGAGGGACTCGCCGAACGAATCGACGAACGCGGCGGTGAGCACTACTCACGGATCTGGCGGCTGTTCGAGGAGGACGAAGAACACCTCCTGACGTACTGTACGGACCCGTACGGCAACTTGGTCGAAATCTACTCACACAGCCACGAAGGGATGTTACTGGCCGAGCCCTGCCCCACGGACGACTCGTGA
- a CDS encoding TRAP transporter small permease subunit yields the protein MAQDWFDKLSVSIGVLLLGVILVVGILQVLNRYIGLPVNLLWTFEVARTLLAFMTLAGVPYLFKHDSDISFLPVLRRITTRTDAFLLVRNAILLVFSLVLVWSAYLANITTGDVGLPMIGWFKVGWGFMFLGLSFLGLFMYVLIDTRNRLEAIRSGTNV from the coding sequence ATGGCTCAGGACTGGTTCGACAAGCTATCAGTCTCGATAGGGGTACTACTGCTCGGAGTGATACTCGTCGTCGGGATACTGCAGGTGCTCAATCGGTACATTGGCCTCCCGGTCAACCTCCTGTGGACGTTCGAGGTGGCGAGGACCCTCCTCGCGTTCATGACGCTCGCGGGCGTCCCCTACCTGTTCAAACACGACTCCGACATCTCGTTCCTCCCCGTCCTCAGGCGGATCACGACCCGGACGGACGCGTTCTTGCTGGTGAGAAACGCCATCCTGCTGGTGTTCTCGCTCGTGCTGGTCTGGTCGGCCTACCTCGCGAACATCACGACTGGGGACGTGGGACTTCCCATGATCGGATGGTTCAAAGTCGGCTGGGGCTTCATGTTCCTCGGACTGAGCTTCCTGGGCCTCTTCATGTACGTCCTGATCGACACCCGGAACAGACTCGAAGCGATCAGGAGTGGGACGAATGTCTGA
- a CDS encoding TRAP transporter large permease, protein MSELLLAAFVGFLMLFYAIGVPAAYSLGATVITIMLLPIGPPLNLTVLTQRVWAGMTSWILLAVPFFLLAGRIMNETGITDDMFDFATELVGPLRGGLAQVNVIVSLIFSGMSGSAVADAAGIGTVEYEAMTSNDYDGQSAVGVTGASAIIGPIIPPSIPIIIYAVLAQESIGTLFIAGVVPGFLLAGSMMATVYYLAWKNDWPGGSEFRLTRLFETFVRAAPGLLAPAIIIGGILGGLFTATEAALVAVVYALLLGFFYFKSITLSDLYRVGKDTFEDTASIVVIFGFANLYAYWLTLAGIPSLIGDAVVGFSPSPVVTMLALALILLVLGTFMEGTAVLLIMVPMLAPLYPQLGIDPIHFGIVMVLTLMYGLVTPPFGLILFVLERITEESLDEVMRAMLPYYLPLAVVLLLVIMVPSISLALPRLVGLL, encoded by the coding sequence ATGTCTGAGCTGTTACTGGCTGCCTTCGTCGGATTCCTGATGCTGTTCTACGCCATCGGGGTCCCCGCGGCCTACTCGCTGGGAGCGACGGTCATCACGATCATGCTCTTACCGATCGGCCCGCCGCTCAATCTGACAGTGCTCACCCAGCGAGTCTGGGCGGGGATGACCTCCTGGATCCTCCTCGCAGTGCCGTTCTTCCTCTTGGCGGGCAGGATAATGAACGAGACGGGTATCACGGACGACATGTTCGACTTCGCCACCGAACTCGTGGGGCCGCTCCGTGGCGGACTCGCGCAAGTGAACGTCATCGTCAGCCTGATCTTCTCCGGGATGAGTGGCTCCGCAGTCGCCGACGCCGCAGGCATCGGCACCGTCGAGTACGAGGCGATGACCTCGAACGACTACGACGGACAGTCGGCGGTCGGTGTCACCGGGGCATCGGCGATAATCGGTCCGATCATCCCGCCGAGCATCCCCATCATCATCTACGCCGTGTTGGCCCAGGAGTCGATCGGCACGCTGTTCATCGCCGGTGTCGTTCCGGGGTTCCTCCTCGCGGGGAGCATGATGGCGACGGTCTACTATCTGGCCTGGAAGAACGACTGGCCCGGCGGGAGCGAGTTCCGACTGACGCGGCTGTTCGAGACGTTCGTCAGGGCGGCGCCGGGGCTCCTCGCTCCGGCGATCATCATCGGCGGCATTCTCGGTGGTCTGTTCACGGCCACCGAGGCGGCCCTCGTCGCAGTCGTCTACGCGCTCCTCCTCGGGTTCTTCTACTTCAAGTCCATCACGTTGAGTGACCTCTATCGGGTCGGGAAGGACACGTTCGAGGATACGGCCAGCATCGTCGTCATCTTCGGCTTCGCGAACCTGTACGCGTACTGGCTGACGCTGGCCGGGATTCCGTCACTCATCGGCGACGCCGTCGTGGGCTTCTCCCCGAGCCCGGTCGTCACGATGTTGGCCCTGGCCCTCATCCTCCTGGTGCTGGGAACGTTCATGGAGGGGACGGCGGTCCTCCTGATCATGGTCCCGATGTTAGCGCCGCTGTATCCCCAGTTGGGGATCGATCCGATTCACTTCGGGATCGTCATGGTGCTGACGCTCATGTACGGCCTCGTCACGCCGCCGTTCGGGCTGATCCTCTTCGTGCTCGAACGGATCACCGAAGAGTCGCTGGACGAAGTCATGCGCGCGATGCTCCCGTACTATCTCCCCTTGGCTGTCGTGCTGCTCTTGGTCATCATGGTCCCGTCCATCTCCCTGGCGCTTCCCAGGCTCGTCGGGTTGCTCTGA
- a CDS encoding AEC family transporter, with translation MASITEVFLSSILPIVVIISLGFGLSQRQEIRTDSLNTLTLYILTPSLIFHSIALTELEATALLKITVGVVAFLSVVVLVSFAFGRGTGKEGAHLSAFMLIAVFGNTGGLGIPLADFAFGSLGRQTAVLFAAIHGAVVFTVGLFIASRSGGGSARGSLRRVFRYPLVYAVIAAVGIRFLGVAPAADSVAMRTIGLLGDSAIPVMLIILGVQLSRTEYRSALPMTTTPIAFRFGVSPLAGLLVASLLGFQNSTVAQVFVLLTAMPVAIGPIIFVVEFAQEARVDGVSLPELVSASIFVTTLLSIPLVTAIVVLLKSGLII, from the coding sequence ATGGCCTCCATCACAGAGGTGTTCCTCTCGTCAATCCTCCCTATCGTCGTGATCATCTCGCTGGGGTTCGGCCTGAGTCAGCGACAGGAGATCAGGACGGACTCGCTCAACACCCTGACCCTATACATCCTGACGCCTTCGCTCATCTTTCACAGTATCGCGCTCACGGAACTGGAAGCGACCGCCCTCCTCAAAATCACGGTCGGGGTCGTCGCGTTCCTCTCTGTCGTCGTTCTGGTCAGCTTCGCGTTCGGGAGGGGGACCGGGAAGGAAGGGGCTCACCTCAGCGCGTTCATGCTGATCGCCGTCTTCGGCAACACCGGCGGCTTGGGGATTCCGTTGGCGGATTTCGCCTTCGGGAGCCTCGGACGCCAGACGGCGGTCCTGTTCGCGGCGATACACGGTGCGGTCGTCTTCACCGTCGGGCTCTTCATCGCGTCCCGTTCGGGCGGTGGGTCCGCGCGGGGAAGCCTCAGACGGGTCTTCCGCTATCCGCTCGTTTACGCCGTCATCGCCGCCGTTGGTATCCGTTTTCTCGGTGTGGCCCCCGCGGCGGATTCCGTGGCGATGCGGACTATCGGTCTCCTCGGCGATTCAGCCATCCCGGTGATGCTCATCATCCTCGGCGTGCAACTGTCCCGGACCGAGTACCGGAGCGCGTTGCCGATGACGACGACACCGATCGCGTTCCGCTTCGGCGTGTCGCCCCTCGCTGGACTTCTCGTCGCGTCCCTCCTGGGCTTTCAGAATTCGACCGTCGCACAGGTGTTCGTCCTGCTGACGGCGATGCCCGTCGCGATCGGTCCGATCATCTTCGTCGTCGAGTTCGCACAGGAGGCGCGAGTGGACGGCGTTTCGCTGCCCGAACTAGTCTCTGCGAGCATCTTCGTCACGACGCTCCTGTCGATCCCGCTCGTCACGGCGATCGTCGTCCTGTTGAAATCCGGTCTGATCATCTAA
- a CDS encoding universal stress protein: MVVVAAVDDSDRASAVVEHANDLAEAFGDPVHVVHVMKRSEVVQAEQDGVSSDEPMTVDELRSTAATVSSDVLDRCTVAAETEAVGLIGDPASEIVEYASEHEARYIVVSPRRRSRTGKMLFGSVAQSVLLDAPCPVVSLLVE, encoded by the coding sequence ATGGTAGTCGTAGCAGCCGTTGATGACTCGGACAGAGCGAGTGCCGTCGTCGAACACGCCAACGACCTAGCGGAGGCGTTCGGTGACCCGGTTCACGTGGTGCACGTCATGAAGCGTTCCGAGGTCGTCCAGGCCGAGCAGGACGGCGTCAGCAGCGACGAACCGATGACTGTCGACGAGTTGCGCTCGACCGCTGCGACGGTCTCTTCGGACGTACTCGATCGGTGTACGGTCGCCGCCGAAACGGAAGCCGTCGGGCTGATCGGTGACCCTGCCTCGGAGATCGTCGAGTACGCATCCGAACACGAGGCACGGTACATCGTCGTCAGTCCGCGGCGCCGGTCGCGGACCGGGAAGATGCTGTTCGGAAGCGTGGCACAGTCGGTTCTCCTCGACGCTCCGTGTCCCGTCGTGTCCCTGCTCGTCGAGTGA
- a CDS encoding type I 3-dehydroquinate dehydratase — protein sequence MKPDGFALAATTNDLTREPKVRDVADVIEFRMDKAEDPIEQLSEYDGELSLIATNRGQWFGGQARDTGRLDLLFTASEFDCVEMVDIELETARGSGWVIPEFRDNDVDVIISYHAFEDTPDQETLDAIFEQCSQYGEVAKVATFAESYGDALRMLNAVHRATDEGKQVAGIAMGGVGSHTRAVAPLYGSKLGYAPLPSDTSEYAPGQISIHTLASMIETFSSPEQYEAQLPNPDGAVAKKSGVVGTE from the coding sequence ATGAAACCGGACGGGTTCGCGCTTGCTGCCACGACAAATGACCTGACACGGGAGCCAAAAGTCAGAGACGTAGCCGACGTAATCGAGTTTCGGATGGACAAGGCGGAGGACCCGATCGAACAGTTGTCCGAGTACGACGGCGAACTCTCTCTCATCGCGACCAATCGCGGTCAGTGGTTCGGTGGGCAGGCGCGAGACACCGGCCGGTTGGACCTCCTGTTCACCGCGTCCGAGTTCGACTGCGTCGAGATGGTCGACATCGAACTGGAGACGGCCCGCGGGAGCGGCTGGGTGATTCCGGAGTTCCGCGACAACGACGTCGACGTCATCATCTCGTATCACGCCTTCGAGGACACGCCGGACCAAGAGACGCTCGACGCCATCTTCGAGCAGTGTTCGCAGTACGGCGAGGTCGCGAAGGTGGCGACGTTCGCAGAGTCGTACGGCGATGCGCTCCGGATGCTCAACGCGGTCCACAGGGCGACCGACGAAGGAAAGCAGGTGGCCGGAATCGCGATGGGCGGCGTCGGCAGCCACACACGCGCGGTCGCGCCGCTTTACGGCTCGAAACTCGGCTACGCGCCGCTGCCGTCGGACACCAGCGAGTACGCCCCAGGGCAGATATCGATCCACACGCTGGCCTCGATGATCGAAACGTTCAGTTCGCCCGAACAGTACGAGGCGCAACTCCCCAATCCGGACGGTGCCGTCGCGAAGAAGTCCGGGGTCGTCGGGACGGAGTGA
- a CDS encoding nucleoside recognition protein produces the protein MLQSDLLVVLGDVLPRVARIAAFIAVGVFLANLAVGFGLVEHVAGLSRYLTRPARLPDEVGTAILTTAASTTAGYGMLAEFRESGRLSDRATLVAVTINTFFGFVQHIFTFYVPVLIPILGFEVGVMYVGARALVALGITLAGVAAGALLLRGDDVDRSATVTTSTDGGAPPADDAPETRREVVEHAWNRTLPKLRRIVPRLAVVYTLVVVLTRTYDLTALTSVADPLATVVGLPGAAVPVIAVFALDTTAGAATIAPLVGVEFTPRQAVATMLLGGIVSFAVSTFKRSIPFQYGIWGPAFGSKVIAVNTAFKVVFIGLAVTVLLAA, from the coding sequence GTGCTCCAGTCCGACCTTCTCGTCGTCCTCGGCGACGTCCTCCCCAGAGTCGCGCGCATCGCCGCCTTCATCGCCGTCGGGGTGTTTCTCGCGAATCTCGCGGTCGGCTTCGGCCTCGTCGAGCACGTCGCCGGCCTCTCGCGGTACCTCACGCGCCCCGCGCGTCTCCCGGACGAGGTCGGCACCGCCATCCTCACTACCGCCGCCTCGACGACGGCGGGCTACGGCATGCTCGCGGAGTTCCGCGAGTCCGGCCGCCTCTCCGACCGCGCGACGCTCGTCGCCGTCACCATCAACACGTTCTTCGGGTTCGTCCAGCACATCTTCACCTTTTACGTCCCGGTCCTCATCCCCATTCTCGGGTTCGAGGTCGGCGTCATGTACGTGGGCGCGCGGGCGCTCGTCGCGCTCGGCATCACGCTCGCGGGCGTCGCCGCCGGCGCGCTCCTCCTGAGAGGAGACGACGTCGACCGCTCGGCGACGGTGACCACCTCGACCGACGGCGGCGCGCCACCCGCCGACGACGCGCCAGAGACGCGTCGTGAGGTCGTCGAGCACGCGTGGAACCGGACGCTGCCGAAACTGCGCCGTATCGTCCCTCGCCTCGCCGTCGTCTACACGCTCGTCGTCGTCCTCACCCGCACCTACGACCTCACCGCGCTCACGAGCGTCGCGGACCCGCTCGCCACCGTCGTCGGCCTCCCCGGCGCCGCCGTCCCGGTCATCGCCGTCTTCGCGCTCGACACGACGGCGGGCGCGGCCACCATCGCTCCACTCGTCGGCGTCGAGTTCACCCCGCGACAGGCCGTGGCGACGATGCTCCTCGGGGGCATCGTCTCCTTCGCCGTGTCGACGTTCAAGCGGTCCATCCCGTTCCAGTACGGCATCTGGGGCCCCGCCTTCGGGTCGAAGGTCATCGCGGTCAACACCGCGTTCAAGGTCGTGTTCATCGGCCTCGCCGTGACGGTGTTGCTGGCCGCGTGA
- a CDS encoding magnesium transporter yields MPTEWSVRAITRAMLPVLLALTLVEIGSGLVLGSFESSLLRFPTLLVLVPVTIGTAGNLGSILAARLSTAFHLGTLSFDPRDEALAGNAVATVALSVTVFPVIGAGAWLLSTLLGMARLPLSTVLAVAVTSGVALAVLAIVVTLVATYAAYRFSLDPDDVVIPLVTNASDVLGVVVLFGTVQVYV; encoded by the coding sequence ATGCCCACCGAGTGGTCGGTCCGGGCCATCACCCGCGCGATGCTCCCCGTCCTCCTGGCGCTCACGCTGGTCGAAATCGGGTCGGGGCTCGTCCTCGGGAGCTTCGAGTCGTCGCTCCTCCGCTTTCCGACGCTTCTCGTGTTGGTGCCGGTCACCATCGGCACCGCCGGGAACCTCGGGAGCATCCTCGCGGCGCGCCTCTCGACCGCCTTCCACCTCGGGACGCTCTCGTTCGACCCGCGCGACGAGGCGCTGGCCGGGAACGCCGTCGCCACCGTCGCGCTCTCGGTCACCGTCTTCCCCGTCATCGGGGCGGGCGCGTGGCTCCTCTCGACGCTCCTCGGCATGGCGCGCCTCCCGCTGTCGACAGTGCTCGCCGTCGCCGTCACGAGCGGTGTCGCGCTCGCCGTCCTCGCCATCGTCGTCACGCTGGTCGCGACGTACGCGGCCTACCGGTTCAGCCTCGACCCCGACGACGTCGTCATCCCGCTCGTGACGAACGCCTCGGACGTTCTGGGGGTGGTGGTGCTGTTCGGAACCGTGCAGGTGTACGTGTGA